A part of Dermacentor variabilis isolate Ectoservices chromosome 10, ASM5094787v1, whole genome shotgun sequence genomic DNA contains:
- the LOC142560415 gene encoding serine/threonine-protein kinase NIM1 — protein MPAARVSPADEPAAAWPAADRRGPAAAAHGLGGAPSSPSDTPPATSGHRLASSNNAHRTSDTGNKAPCPVTPTKATTPDWSPATTVTSLGLSPYQRLLEALTNDSRWQKDVDLGRRVGFYRFRGELGTGNFSQVKVAVHCLVKEKVAVKILDKSKMDAKTQRMLAREIASMESLHHPHVIRLYEVIETLSRVHLALEFAPGGELFQKITSDGRYPEEEARIVFAQVASAVNHMHELNIVHRDIKAENVFIAGHNLVKVGDFGFSTQLRSREEALSTFCGSPPYAAPELFRDESYAGPCVDVWALGVLLYFVVTACMPFRAQTVAALKKLILEGHYALPEYLSEHCKKLIASILQVCPQDRPTVADIGRSEWLRGQRLPEGYARYNMYPTLDPEATVSEEELETRAHLRELGIGEELMRDCADKGARSAVTGAYRIVLHKIQTATPTALDNVDSESAGTATGTPSPGTHKADRVSLGPDRLFSVKSRKSRACVVL, from the exons ATGCCCGCGGCGCGCGTGTCTCCGGCGGACGAACCGGCGGCGGCCTGGCCCGCCGCTGACCGCCGGGGACCCGCGGCCGCCGCCCACGGCCTCGGAGGAGCTCCTTCCTCGCCCAGCGACACGCCGCCGGCCACTTCCGGCCACCGACTCGCCTCCTCCAACAACGCCCACCGCACCTCCGACACGGGAAACAAGGCGCCGTGTCCCGTCACGCCTACCAAGGCCACGACGCCAG ACTGGAGCCCCGCGACGACGGTCACCTCCCTCGGTCTGTCGCCCTACCAGCGGCTACTGGAGGCGCTGACCAACGACAGTCGGTGGCAGAAGGACGTGGACCTAGGGAGGAGGGTGGGCTTCTACCGCTTCCGAGGGGAGCTGGGCACCGGCAACTTCTCCCAAGTGAAGGTGGCCGTCCACTGCCTCGTCAAAG AGAAAGTGGCCGTGAAGATACTGGACAAGAGCAAGATGGACGCCAAGACGCAGCGCATGCTGGCGCGCGAGATCGCCAGCATGGAGTCCCTGCACCACCCGCACGTCATCCGGCTGTACGAGGTGATCGAGACGCTGAGCAGGGTGCACCTGGCGCTAGAGTTCGCGCCGGGGGGCGAGCTCTTCCAAAAGATCACCAGCGACGGCCGCTACCCGGAGGAAGAGGCGCGCATCGTGTTCGCACAGGTCGCCTCGGCCGTCAACCACATG CACGAGCTGAACATCGTGCACCGGGACATCAAGGCGGAGAACGTGTTCATCGCGGGCCACAACCTGGTCAAGGTGGGCGACTTCGGCTTCAGCACGCAGCTGCGCTCCCGCGAGGAGGCGCTGAGCACCTTCTGCGGCTCGCCGCCGTACGCGGCGCCCGAGCTGTTCCGAGACGAGAGCTACGCCGGTCCCTGCGTGGACGTGTGGGCCCTGGGCGTGCTGCTGTACTTCGTGGTGACCGCCTGCATGCCCTTCCGGGCGCAGACGGTGGCCGCGCTCAAGAAGCTCATCCTCGAGGGACACTACGCGCTGCCCGAGTACCTGTCCGAGCACTGCAAGAAGCTCATCGCCTCCATACTGCAG GTGTGCCCTCAAGACCGGCCCACTGTAGCGGACATCGGGCGCTCCGAGTGGCTCCGGGGCCAGCGACTGCCCGAGGGCTACGCCCGCTACAACATGTACCCGACGCTCGACCCGGAGGCCACCGTCTCGGAGGAGGAGCTCGAGACGCGAGCCCACCTGCGCGAACTGGGCATCGGCGAGGAGCTGATGCGGGACTGCGCCGACAAGGGCGCCCGGagcgccgtcacgggcgcctacCGCATCGTGCTGCACAAGATACAGACCGCGACGCCGACGGCGCTCGACAACGTGGACAGCGAGTCGGCCGGCACGGCGACGGGCACCCCGTCGCCCGGGACGCACAAGGCCGACCGCGTCTCCCTCGGCCCGGACAGGCTGTTCTCGGTCAAGAGCCGAAAGTCCCGAGCGTGTGTCGTGCTATGA